The following proteins are encoded in a genomic region of Devosia lucknowensis:
- the msrB gene encoding peptide-methionine (R)-S-oxide reductase MsrB, whose translation MSFDRRTFLISGSLAAMAAALGLSRASHAAEGDFPFTLTDAEWQSKLSPEAYRVLRHEDTERPYSSPLNDEKRSGTFHCAGCDQALFESATKFDSGTGWPSFYDFIPGAIGTMEDNSLWMSRIEVHCSNCGGHQGHVFDDGPAPTGLRYCINGLALTFQPAA comes from the coding sequence ATGTCGTTCGATCGTCGCACCTTTCTGATTTCCGGATCGCTGGCCGCGATGGCTGCGGCCCTCGGCCTCAGCCGGGCGTCGCATGCAGCCGAAGGCGATTTCCCATTCACGCTCACCGATGCGGAATGGCAGAGCAAGCTGTCTCCGGAGGCCTATCGGGTCCTGCGCCACGAAGACACCGAGCGGCCATACAGCTCGCCCCTCAATGACGAGAAGCGCAGCGGCACGTTCCATTGCGCCGGCTGCGATCAGGCGCTGTTCGAATCCGCCACCAAGTTCGACAGCGGCACCGGCTGGCCCAGCTTCTACGATTTCATCCCGGGCGCCATCGGCACCATGGAAGACAATTCGCTCTGGATGAGCCGCATCGAGGTTCATTGTTCCAACTGCGGTGGCCACCAGGGCCATGTCTTCGACGATGGCCCGGCGCCGACCGGGTTGCGCTATTGCATCAACGGACTTGCACTGACCTTCCAGCCTGCCGCTTGA
- a CDS encoding fasciclin domain-containing protein translates to MTLSIRALSVAAVLAFGSLSGAAVIAQDAPMVGGAAMPATNNIIENAVNSADHTTLVAAVQAAGLVETLSGPGPFTVFAPVNAAFEALPAGTVENLLLPENKDQLTAVLTYHVIAGDIHSADLVKMIEDNGGEYKAATVQGGELTFSLDGDKVKITDANGGSAHVTIPDVDQSNGVIHVIDAVLLPAS, encoded by the coding sequence ATGACTCTTTCTATCCGTGCCCTCTCCGTTGCCGCCGTTCTCGCTTTCGGCTCGCTCTCCGGCGCTGCCGTCATTGCCCAGGACGCTCCGATGGTTGGCGGTGCCGCCATGCCGGCCACCAACAACATCATCGAAAATGCCGTGAACTCGGCCGACCACACCACGCTCGTTGCCGCAGTTCAGGCTGCCGGCCTCGTCGAGACCCTGTCCGGCCCGGGCCCCTTCACCGTGTTCGCCCCCGTGAACGCAGCCTTTGAAGCGCTCCCGGCCGGCACCGTTGAAAACCTGCTGCTGCCCGAAAACAAGGACCAGCTGACTGCCGTCCTCACCTACCACGTCATTGCCGGTGACATTCATTCGGCTGACCTCGTCAAGATGATCGAAGACAATGGCGGTGAGTACAAGGCTGCTACCGTGCAGGGTGGCGAGCTGACCTTCAGCCTCGACGGCGACAAGGTGAAGATCACCGACGCAAACGGCGGTTCGGCTCACGTCACCATCCCTGACGTCGACCAGTCCAACGGCGTGATCCACGTTATCGACGCCGTGCTGCTGCCGGCCTCGTAA
- a CDS encoding ABC transporter ATP-binding protein: MRPLLEVMDLVKTYGEGEAETRVLKGLDLQLETGELAALLGPSGSGKSTLLAILGTLMKPSSGKHVMLGEDLTKASDRDLTEFRNRHIGFVFQFHHLLPDFTALENVIFPSAVRAGRETWAARERGRELLARVGLEKRMDFLATKLSGGQKQRVAIARALMNQPELVLADEPTGNLDRGSATQVMELIAEINQNEKTTFLISTHDEKIADTCRRRIRVSDGLVE, from the coding sequence ATGAGGCCGCTTCTGGAGGTAATGGATCTGGTCAAGACCTATGGGGAAGGAGAGGCGGAAACGCGTGTTCTCAAAGGTCTCGACCTGCAGCTGGAAACAGGGGAACTCGCCGCGTTGCTCGGCCCCTCCGGTTCCGGCAAGAGCACCCTGCTGGCCATTCTCGGGACCTTGATGAAGCCCAGCTCGGGCAAGCATGTCATGCTCGGCGAGGACCTCACAAAGGCAAGCGATCGCGACCTGACGGAGTTCCGCAACCGCCACATCGGTTTCGTTTTCCAGTTTCATCACCTGTTGCCGGACTTCACGGCGCTGGAAAACGTCATCTTCCCTTCCGCCGTCCGTGCGGGGCGTGAAACCTGGGCGGCGCGCGAGCGTGGCCGTGAACTCCTGGCGAGGGTGGGGCTCGAGAAGCGCATGGACTTTCTGGCGACGAAACTTTCCGGCGGCCAGAAGCAGAGGGTGGCCATCGCCCGGGCCCTGATGAACCAGCCCGAACTGGTCCTGGCCGACGAGCCGACCGGCAACCTCGACCGCGGGTCCGCCACCCAGGTGATGGAGCTGATCGCCGAGATCAACCAGAACGAGAAAACCACGTTCCTGATCTCTACCCATGACGAGAAGATCGCCGACACCTGTCGCCGGCGCATCCGGGTCTCGGACGGCCTGGTCGAGTAG
- a CDS encoding GreA/GreB family elongation factor: MTTLTHMAERSPEIIVGEKEHRRLVATALTDITEDAERIDFLLYELDRARIIADDRLPSDVVRLGSVVRFSGPGGQRTAKIVVPDEHGQVRHDGYRLSVTSRHGAALLGLRPGQRLSWRTAEGACDWVEVIGVANTPDRRFLSKERHR, from the coding sequence ATGACGACGTTGACCCATATGGCCGAACGGTCGCCTGAAATCATTGTCGGCGAGAAGGAGCACCGCCGCCTCGTCGCGACAGCCCTGACAGACATCACCGAGGACGCCGAGCGGATCGACTTCCTGCTCTATGAACTGGACCGGGCAAGGATCATTGCCGACGATCGGCTTCCGTCCGACGTCGTTCGACTGGGCAGCGTCGTCCGTTTTTCCGGGCCGGGCGGCCAACGCACCGCGAAGATCGTGGTCCCGGATGAACATGGCCAAGTGAGGCACGATGGTTATCGTTTGTCGGTGACCTCGAGGCATGGCGCCGCTTTGTTGGGCTTACGACCGGGCCAGCGGCTGTCCTGGCGCACTGCCGAAGGTGCTTGCGACTGGGTCGAAGTGATCGGGGTAGCCAACACGCCCGATCGACGATTCTTATCGAAAGAGAGACATAGATGA
- the rnk gene encoding nucleoside diphosphate kinase regulator — protein MSMRSHTLRPKIVVAESEHRQLLAMAGGGSSAAAETLLDEMERARVVPDARLPADTVRMGSRVQYRTDDDELNDVTLVCPSDADISAGRISVLTPVGAALIGLRIGQSITWLARDGKKHVLTVPGVGQLDRVGFE, from the coding sequence ATGAGTATGCGCAGTCACACTCTAAGGCCCAAGATAGTCGTTGCCGAAAGCGAACACCGGCAATTGCTCGCAATGGCCGGCGGCGGCTCGTCCGCCGCAGCCGAAACACTGCTTGACGAGATGGAGCGTGCACGCGTCGTTCCGGATGCAAGGCTTCCTGCCGACACGGTCCGCATGGGGTCGCGCGTCCAATACCGGACGGACGACGACGAGCTTAATGACGTGACACTGGTCTGTCCTTCCGACGCCGACATATCGGCGGGACGAATATCGGTATTGACGCCGGTCGGTGCCGCCTTGATCGGTCTTAGGATCGGGCAGTCGATCACATGGCTTGCCCGCGACGGCAAGAAACATGTGTTGACCGTTCCCGGTGTCGGACAGCTCGATCGCGTCGGCTTCGAATAG
- a CDS encoding MarR family winged helix-turn-helix transcriptional regulator translates to MDLKHLPGHLARRFHQISTTLFDVEMSRVGLVLTPVQFAALVALRDRPDVDQATLAATIAYDRTTIGGVIDRLAEKGMVERNADPSDRRCKRLKLAPAGRDALAIAEPLVARSQQELVSSLSATEQEQLLGLMQKVVDALGDKSRTSRSH, encoded by the coding sequence TTGGACCTGAAGCATCTCCCCGGCCACCTCGCCCGCCGGTTCCATCAGATCTCCACCACGCTTTTCGACGTGGAGATGTCCCGTGTCGGGCTGGTCCTCACCCCTGTCCAATTCGCGGCGCTCGTCGCACTAAGGGATCGTCCGGACGTCGATCAGGCGACGCTGGCAGCGACGATCGCCTATGATCGAACCACGATCGGCGGCGTGATAGACCGTCTCGCGGAAAAGGGTATGGTCGAGCGAAATGCCGATCCTTCCGATCGGCGCTGTAAACGGCTGAAGCTCGCGCCAGCCGGACGAGACGCCTTGGCCATTGCCGAACCGCTCGTTGCTCGTTCCCAGCAAGAACTGGTCTCCAGCCTTTCGGCTACGGAGCAAGAGCAACTGCTTGGCCTCATGCAGAAAGTGGTCGATGCGTTGGGTGACAAGAGTCGAACATCGCGCTCGCACTAG